In one window of Kosmotoga pacifica DNA:
- a CDS encoding IMPACT family protein has translation MDCYLSLISDTQFKMNIKRSVFIGHAAHCESEEKAKEFIREISRRFKDATHNCWAYKVNMNGVEKFNFSDAGEPHGSAGRPIFSAIESLNMTNIVVVVTRYFGGIKLGVRGLIDAYNSTARKTLEMGQKGKYCPGKRFSIEIDYSMWNTFIGKFAQGKDFNIVDVEYGTSVRATLTCKSENFKALADFFVERRIPIEELGRVVFVERL, from the coding sequence GTGGACTGTTACCTTTCATTGATATCCGACACACAGTTCAAAATGAACATAAAACGTTCGGTCTTTATCGGACATGCTGCTCACTGCGAGAGTGAAGAAAAGGCGAAGGAATTTATCAGAGAAATCTCCCGCCGTTTCAAGGATGCCACTCATAACTGCTGGGCATACAAAGTAAACATGAATGGTGTGGAAAAATTTAATTTTTCGGATGCCGGCGAGCCTCATGGCTCTGCCGGCAGGCCGATTTTTTCCGCAATAGAGTCACTCAATATGACCAACATAGTGGTGGTGGTAACTAGATATTTTGGTGGAATAAAACTCGGTGTCAGGGGACTTATTGATGCCTACAATTCCACCGCCAGAAAAACACTGGAAATGGGTCAAAAAGGTAAATATTGTCCCGGAAAAAGGTTCAGTATAGAAATTGATTACAGTATGTGGAATACTTTCATAGGAAAATTTGCTCAAGGAAAGGACTTCAATATTGTTGATGTAGAATATGGAACTTCTGTAAGAGCTACGCTTACATGCAAAAGTGAAAATTTCAAAGCTCTTGCCGATTTCTTCGTTGAAAGGCGTATTCCCATAGAAGAACTCGGTAGAGTTGTCTTCGTGGAAAGGCTTTAG